Genomic window (Drosophila ananassae strain 14024-0371.13 chromosome 3L, ASM1763931v2, whole genome shotgun sequence):
AAGTAGATAAGTATTCCCGTGTGTCCGTCAGTTTCTACACAAACTAGTCTCAGTTTTTAAGCTGTAGACTTCAAACTTTCCATATATCATTCTTTCCTTTTCAGTACTGCTGTAAGTCAGAGATCCCataagcatttaatatttttggaacGAAGTTTCTTATGGCGCGGTATGGGTTTAGCGGAAGAGGGCTAGCCGAGAAAAACCGTAACGTAACGTTAAACGGCTCTCCGTCTTCTTCTCCTTCGAAGAGTGAGAGGATATAACCATTTTTCCTTAATCTCTCTCTATCTCCAATcaatcaattttcaattttcaatcaatcaatcaattttcaaattcaatttttaattttcaatttcaatattcaaattcaattttcaattatcaattttcactttcaattttcaatttaaaatttcaattttaattttcaaattaaatttaaaacaaaaaatctatttaCGAAATATTATCAGATTAACAACACTGGAGAAGCCGAAATTTTTTGGCTTCTGAAAATATCACACGTCAAATTAACTCTTATTTGAAGATATGCGACAGACAGACTattttgaaattgtaattCATATCTTCAGTTTTCATTGTCAATCtcaattttttaaacattcaattttcagtttcaattttcaatttcagttttcaatttcaattttcaatttcaatttctaatttaaattttaattttcaattgcatTCCATCTGTTTTCGCACTGtttcaaagtttttttttattttgtgctAAATAAAAAggctaataaaaaacttcactaaagactccgcagagcgaaggCTCAAGCCCGGATATTTTGAGGAGAGACtaaaacagctcactcacgCATGGACCCAATTTAAAAGGAATGACGCCAAGCTTCGGGAGCTGGCACTAAGCCCAGAACacgagtatttcacaaaggtaAAGGCGCTAGAAGAACTTGTGAACAAGTATGAAGCGATATTTGCCGATGGAATTCCATCagggtcaggcccgtcacaaaagccccggaaaacaggagaaaatcttgagccaaaggcacaagctCAAGGAATCGAAGAAGACCCTCACTTAACATCtctaaaacgaagacatgaaggacgactagacgatatggaagactttctgtgcaaccgcaccgaaggacgggaagtgtccacacacgtcagacaacacatgaaggagctatggaaggaaatcgtcacgggataccatgatctcattgacctggaaccagccataaaaaatgatggacacactgatgacagatttcaggtggtacgagcagaatacttttcgtttttgagcgaagaatcgcaatcaacttcagcatcaacacaaaaccCCGCGATTGCACCttcgtttgtaataccaccagtagaaattccaaagtttgacggagactaccggcattggctacgattctacgaaatttttacggaatgcatccacgatcaagactacagcgatgcagtaaaattccgtcatttggagaatcatgtaacaggtgaagcacaaaacctaatcgcaacgtcgattggcggacagaccagttaccaggatgcatggcaacgactaaagaatcgataccacaatgaacggctgttaaTTAAATCCGCGtttcaagagcttttcggacaccccagaacaaatggatcagcggaccagctgcgcagcttacatgataccgtgatccgaacggtcgccactctcaacgcactcaaagtgtctacagacaactgggacccaatcttggtacacatcattgaggaaagattggatccacacacgctgtcagctctagaactaaccgtcaccgatccaaccaatcgaaaatctctgaagcagatgttagaaacccttgagcgtcaggcaaccagtcaagtaacaatgcagaaaaatacgtcggctgctccacttcgatccagttcatcacgattggtgtgttcagcgACAGCCcagcttacagataagcccaccgttctattaccaaccgcccaagtggcaatacatggcccagccggaacccatcagcaatgccgcacactcctagattctggatcacagattaacataatcacgaaaaggatggctgacacacttggactaaaATTGGAGCCATTAACCCTGAATATCGCAggactgggaggaacaactaaaagatcacgaaaaaaggctgtggtgaccctatcatcattaaccactgacttcgaagatcaaatcaacgtcgttgtactacctgAAATattgcccaatcaaccatcccaccctattcaagcgccaagaaatatctcacctcagttgcgcttagccgatcctgaatttacgcagccccagaatattgatctgttgttgggcgccgaaatcatctcccagcttatgaggccacaacagacatatttgggagaaggacaaccactactaaaaaataccgcgcttggatggattgtgatggggccagtgcgaccggaatcagctcctaatagcaaggcagaacaagtcgtcggtaatacgacggcttggacaccggaagctaacgagccacgacaaggtttgattgcatgcatcggcaaggagcaaatagtaaaatccggaagagtacatagttccccacacattgcggatcaacaagaagataacgagccacgacaagagcaacaaggagagccgcagacggaccccaaaccacaagcccaaggttgtcaactcacaactgaagtgCATAGAGTGCAAgagccagtaaccaaggaaagtcaagaagtagaagtcaccccctatctggcatgggtaacatgcatctccgaaagggagcaagaagcaaggtcaagagaggaccaagagtcctgtatgcgcactgtccaaccagaaaaaaggtgtagtacgtcatgggatgcccaaggagaatggttacgagggcgcgcaacaaggcgaaggagacaacaggtcggatagaattatcgttggtagagatctcacccacatctCACCcacatcaaaaaaaaattttttttttttggtattaacattagattttagtaattagttttaagatccacaatattttctagcgcaagggtacacataggttcactgagacgatccaacaacaacgcccagccgcattggattgagaccctcaatggggggggagaatgttggcacctagtgccaagacctactaccctatatgcacacttagtaatttgatccaatcaatatgcatcagcatgtcgcaatatacaaacccactaaccgattttctcacctataaataattagtaataagcatatatatccaacctattaacccagcactagtagatggcgccagaagcagaatcagcgtgatcagcgggaagaatgaccgactgaccgaggcaagccgaaaccagccagcgaagccgaaatgcgtgtgcaagcagtacatgaacaaacaatctgagtcagcagactcagagctgggtgaccctggcattaacattagttttagcacgtccataacattgaccttttaagttagcatcttatataagagttgttcttctgaaataaagatagttccgaaatcagagtcaatcgtctcgttactcagtgtccacggcacttaaaatcaacctacttctagtgatcctgtgtaaaacggttcacaagtagaatccgcggcataccagtctacttctagtgttgctaccgtaaaaccggaccacaagtagaccccgcgtcatatcattactccgagtgttgctcccttgaaacggaccacgaggagatctcgcggcataccagtctagctcgagtgttgctaccgtaaaaccggaccaccagccgaccccgcactatctaacctacttcgagtgttgctcccgtgaaacggaccgccagtaggaccggccgataaggaatccgccgaaccaccatcccaccggtacttgaggaaaaccaccccaggacttcaagcacgccacatcaactcatgcctgatcacagcaagcgtctggccaacccgagcagtcccttgcagaatccaggtaaatttagtcaggactatttacggttttggctacgactccgggacctaccgttactcccgtgagttcaagtttgacgtagttgccgcataacgctctacggacgaacatttggtgaccccgacgtgattccttcctaaaggatcacaccctgaacacaagccacacggcagttcatttataaacaaaacctTACACCGCAAAACCTTCCAcggcaacaatgggatcagaatcagaccctgtAACCACCATGCTCAtcgatgagcaaattgaaaccaacatagccatccaacggctaataaaaaacttcactaaagactccgcagagcgaaggCTCAAGCCCGGATATTTTGAGGAGAGACtaaaacagctcactcacgCATGGACCCAATTTAAAAGGAATGACGCCAAGCTTCGGGAGCTGGCACTAAGCCCAGAACacgagtatttcacaaaggtaAAGGCGCTAGAAGAACTTGTGAACAAGTATGAAGCGATATTTGCCGATGGAATTCCATCagggtcaggcccgtcacaaaagccccggaaaacaggagaaaatcttgagccaaaggcacaagctCAAGGAATCGAAGAAGACCCTCACTTAACATCtctaaaacgaagacatgaaggacgactagacgatatggaagactttctgtgcaaccgcaccgaaggacgggaagtgtccacacacgtcagacaacacatgaaggagctatggaaggaaatcgtcacgggataccatgatctcattgacctggaaccagccataaaaaatgatggacacactgatgacagatttcaggtggtacgagcagaatacttttcgtttttgagcgaagaatcgcaatcaacttcagcatcaacacaaaaccCCGCGATTGCACCttcgtttgtaataccaccagtagaaattccaaagtttgacggagactaccggcattggctacgattctacgaaatttttacggaatgcatccacgatcaagactacagcgatgcagtaaaattccgtcatttggagaatcatgtaacaggtgaagcacaaaacctaatcgcaacgtcgattggcggacagaccagttaccaggatgcatggcaacgactaaagaatcgataccacaatgaacggctgttaaTTAAATCCGCGtttcaagagcttttcggacaccccagaacaaatggatcagcggaccagctgcgcagcttacatgataccgtgatccgaacggtcgccactctcaacgcactcaaagtgtctacagacaactgggacccaatcttggtacacatcattgaggaaagattggatccacacacgctgtcagctctagaactaaccgtcaccgatccaaccaatcgaaaatctctgaagcagatgttagaaacccttgagcgtcaggcaaccagtcaagtaacaatgcagaaaaatacgtcggctgctccacttcgatccagttcatcacgattggtgtgttcagcgACAGCCcagcttacagataagcccaccgttctattaccaaccgcccaagtggcaatacatggcccagccggaacccatcagcaatgccgcacactcctagattctggatcacagattaacataatcacgaaaaggatggctgacacacttggactaaaATTGGAGCCATTAACCCTGAATATCGCAggactgggaggaacaactaaaagatcacgaaaaaaggctgtggtgaccctatcatcattaaccactgacttcgaagatcaaatcaacgtcgttgtactacctgAAATattgcccaatcaaccatcccaccctattcaagcgccaagaaatatctcacctcagttgcgcttagccgatcctgaatttacgcagccccagaatattgatctgttgttgggcgccgaaatcatctcccagcttatgaggccacaacagacatatttgggagaaggacaaccactactaaaaaataccgcgcttggatggattgtgatggggccagtgcgaccggaatcagctcctaatagcaaggcagaacaagtcgtcggtaatacgacggcttagacaccggaagctaacgagccacgacaaggtttgattgcatgcatcggcaaggagcaaatagtaaaatccggaagagtacatagttccccacacattgcggatcaacaagaagataacgagccacgacaagagcaacaaggagagccgcagacggaccccaaaccacaagcccaaggttgtcaactcacaactgaagtgCATAGAGTGCAAgagccagtaaccaaggaaagtcaagaagtagaagtcaccccctatctggcatgggtaacatgcatctccgaaagggagcaagaagcaaggtcaagagaggaccaagagtcctgtatgcgcactgtccaaccagaaaaaaggtgtagtacgtcatgggatgcccaaggagaatggttacgagggcgcgcaacaaggcgaaggagacaacaggtcggatagaattatcgttggtagagatctcacccacatctCACCcacatcaaaaaaaaattttttttttttggtattaacattagattttagtaattagttttaagatccacaatattttctagcgcaagggtacacataggttcactgagacgatccaacaacaacgcccagccgcattggattgagtccctcaatggggggggagaatgttggcacctagtgccaagacctactaccctatatgcacacttagtaatttgatccaatcaatatgcatcagcatgtcgcaatatacaaacccactaaccgattttctcacctataaataattagtaataagcatatatatccaacctattaacccagcactagtagatggcgccagaagcagaatcagcgtgatcagcgggaagaatgaccgactgaccgaggcaagccgaaaccagccagcgaagccgaaatgcgtgtgcaagcagtacatgaacaaacaatctgagtcagcagactcagagctgggtgaccctggcattaacattagttttagcacgtccataacattgaccttttaagttagcatcttatataagagttgttcttctgaaataaagatagttccgaaatcagagtcaatcgtctcgttactcagtgtccacggcacttaaaatcaacctacttctagtgatcctgtgtaaaacggttcacaagtagaatccgcggcataccagtctacttctagtgttgctaccgtaaaaccggaccacaagtagaccccgcgtcatatcattactccgagtgttgctcccttgaaacggaccacgaggagatctcgcggcataccagtctagctcgagtgttgctaccgtgaaacggaccgccagtaggaccggccgataaggaatcagccgaaccaccgtaccaccggtacttgaggaaaaccaccccaggacttcaagcacatcaactcatccctgatcacagcaagcgtctggccaacccgagcagtcccttgcagaatccaggtaaatttagtcaggactatttacggttttgactacgactccgggacctaccgttactcccgtgagttcaagtttgacgtagttgccgcagaacgctctacggacgaacagtaTTTTTGTCCTGTGATATTTTGACCTACTgattagatttatttttatctagaataaataagtaaaaatcatttttgtataaatgttGTAAATCATTTTTCGCCTTTATTCACTCCTGTTTCTCTTTTATTGACCTCCATCTCTTCATGCCTGCTAAACGAAAAAATGACAAGGAACTTCGTTCCTCACGCGTGTCCCTAGACAAGTTATTTGAAGCCCCCCCTCAcgcttgattttatttattggatcttttCTTTATGAGTCTAACAATATGGTtgcaaatcttaaaataatacgTTATCTAACAGTTTAATTTAACTGAATAGAGACTACATGGTCtttgtataattagatgtagataattaagtggaattgtatgaagtctagtataagttagtttagggcggagcgggagcgcaagtgaagctctcacttgcgctctcccatgaattcgccccgcttcgccgcactagataagctaggcttaaggttttgttaatatgaatataatccaatttataacgtcgaagagtgcacgcattttcgttttcgttcgtttttttcacaatttaatttcatttctacagccacctatttttcctttcgttttcgcgacgagataaaataatctcgataaacattttggcgcccccgggtggactgtagtataattaaataaaaaaaaagcaacaaaaaatagtgacagtgactcataacatatataaacaatatatataacatatatatattaaaaaaaaaaaaagagttgctcgagacggttgtgccagtgaattcacaaataaaaattaaagaattctccgcgtcgcgaaacaaacttctccatagctgctactggaaggattcgtcgtccccatgccctgcacctgcatcgattgtgaaaggaaagtggccgcaggattaaaggatccgaaagcagaaccccaggtatttgtgcaaaaaattgaaagttgagataagacaaattaaaatccgtcttgtgctggaatattgcaccctcctttcaattcttggcgcatacgtacgtagaaaaaatagtagagcaaaaataaataaaaacatatataaaaattctaaaattttaattataaatatatgtgctaacctaaatgtactgcctgtggtaaaataaaaaagagaatatttatattatttgcaatcactgtcgccccctacccctcgttctcgaatttacaaatcttccaaataaatactaaagtgcagccaaaaattattatatttattacagataaaataaaggtgcatatatatttggtttacatacatacaaatagatgcagcgataatattctcgttttcgtttcccaccgttatccgctgctgtatgtatgtatgtatatgcactttttggcgcgtatagtttaccggtctgccaagtgacgcgctcccctacaatttggtcgagcatattggtttcggtgtcattggcgaccaactatttttttggatactctgtgcctcgactatcaataattcgttatcaattaattaatcaatttagatttggttaaatttaataaattatttattatatttaaataagattaattaattattttcgttttcgcattttattgttgttgaattaaattcaataaaattttaaataaatttctaaaaatttatttattaataaaattttaatattaatattttataattgttgagcgatcagctttttgatagcgaccgaattaaagacgagattcaattgtttatatttaatttattgagctaattccgcacaataaaacaaatagcggcccgtcaataacaactctcaaactacaacaagaagaagaacagctttggcgcagaagctcttccaaagctcccaaaagcgcatgcgctacaaaaatgacaacaaagtgcatgcgaatctgggagtcaaaagagaagattaaatgccgctgcagatgaacaaattatcaatattctaattagcctatctggtggctgcttagcccaacatcctcccccctattgaagggtgggccttcaataacaattttagaagggcagcagacacgtctttttcattaagaagatttagaactcacagggcgaacaaggcacaccaacttcttccaaactcttgaccatgcattgctccccccaatagaccaatgtgGGAATCGAGTTCTCGTAAtgagtgcagggggtccggaacgttgattcttctcctcttctccttctgcatagggtaatccagcctcccgcgatagtacaatgcgtccagaaaccacccatccaaatagtgtattttgggctactgggaggcagtgacctaattggatttggccaactgacaataggttgaagaacaggctggctccaattagcaggtccacaccctgaggtctgtggaagttgggatcagccagcgctatgccgtgaggaatcttccatttcgcaatatcaattttaaggctgggctgacagtccgcaatatgagacactataaccgcctctaggttcgcacaatatgtggttagtcgagacttcacacacacattaacggaggatccatccgtagcaaactcagtgccgccgagaccggcgaccgctacacagcttttggtccgacgaagctgaagttgacttgccagccgcgatgagataaggtgaacttgtgaaccagagtccaataacaccctgcaaggcaggaaggcacctgatcgaccacggatgaggatattggcggttggcagaagcacttcagtagggcgatcctgcgtcaagaccgtgttgattgactgggacggtggggtagcaacggcaGCACCAAAGGCGGAACCCAAGCttcgtagtggtggggaattgtttgagctgggcagctgcccgcaatggtgcaacaaagcatgatgtcggcgattgcactttgggcaacgggcagctgaacatccgcgtgcaaaatgaccatcctccaaacatacaaagcagcgagtcagccgtcgcacttcgtcgtaccgttgactaagtggcaaggcaatgaagcttggacatgtaggaagcgggtgcgccaaaacaccacacagggcgcatagagctggacgggcgttgataatcatgcatgacgatcggttattcgaagatctccctcggcccacttggttagatggtggatacgcagccaaagaaaagtcgacgcattcaagagtccggcacctttgctccaagaatcgtgccatggactcccaagacggaaggctgtcgttgtttccggcgagagtgtcttcccacttggctcttgtggccggatccaacttctgaaggacaatctggatgagcaagcatccttggatctcggcagctgatccggaactcatgagagcccgcatatgcccattgaaccgatccgacagctcccgcaacgtagcaacagaacctggctcgaccacacgaagctgcaggatctcgttgatgtgagactggaaaattaatcgcctattactaaaccgattgcgcaataggtcaagagccacatcgtagttcgcgtcagtaatttccagcgctctcaccgtctccaaggctgactcgcgcaggcatgaaatgagccggagcttttccatatttgttagatgaggatggctgtcaatcgtggcctTGAACagggcgaagaaatccggccagtcaacatagccgccgctaaatgttggcatcggcaacgctggtaaggagggggctggcttgtatggcatagGTGagacactggcaccgtcgagaagggtggagtgggcagcaattctcatggagtgcttggcaacctccacctgaatgtccacctgtgcatcagtcgccagctgcgagaatctccaataaaggtcactcccgatctcgctgaagttaagctcctccaactcttcttgaagcgcggtgaaccgctcacgcaaacgcttctccactgactccagcgccacaatggtgccatcctcattccgcgctgcagccttcaccttatgatgcagcgcctccatctcctggcaggtcacctctgctcttctccgcagcatcctttcccggcttgcggcagcagatccaatagttccacatccagactccatcccgcaaatctccagcGCGTGTGAACcaaatcgaaaaccaagagatgtttgttatttttttgtttatgagtttttcgtaccgcagttttttcagtttctcgggcaattaaactgattgaacttcgggcgcgatcacgtcggggtcaccaatgttgagcgatcagctttttgatagcgaccgaattaaagacgagattcaattgtttatatttaatttattgagctaattccgcacaataaaacaaatagcggcccgtcaataacaactctcaaactacaacaagaagaagaacagctttggcgcagaagctcttccaaagctcccaaaagcgcatgcgctacaaaaatgacaacaaagtgcatgcgaatctgggagtcaaaagagaagattaaatgccgctgcagatgaacaaattatcaatattctaattagcctatctggtggctgcttagcccaacaataattaataaaaaatttaaataaattataaaatcttaaatttgcatcgttttcgtttttgtattgaaaaaacaattttttaaaagcattcgccggttggaggaacgtttggaagatggatcacttcctctaaacaaaaccgagctagaatgcaggcttcaggttttagatgaggcaatttctaaagcaaatgagttgcaagaccagatcgagcaaatagatgaaatggatgatttcggagccgagttggaagaattaggaataactaccaaggcaaggattatgtccttatggaatgccttgaattcagctgaagactcccgttcagctactgcaatttctgcagccccaactcgagctcgacttcctagtt
Coding sequences:
- the LOC123257244 gene encoding uncharacterized protein LOC123257244; the protein is MGSESDPVTTMLIDEQIETNIAIQRLIKNFTKDSAERRLKPGYFEERLKQLTHAWTQFKRNDAKLRELALSPEHEYFTKVKALEELVNKYEAIFADGIPSGSGPSQKPRKTGENLEPKAQAQGIEEDPHLTSLKRRHEGRLDDMEDFLCNRTEGREVSTHVRQHMKELWKEIVFCRFPKKAGSVRRLNVPHAKTGGKTGTAADTDKGERGASVERNGFGRLSAAVFTKCGMREQQRGRTNQHGCALIFVGDSGDSGEQATKARLC